The Sesamum indicum cultivar Zhongzhi No. 13 linkage group LG6, S_indicum_v1.0, whole genome shotgun sequence genome has a segment encoding these proteins:
- the LOC105164342 gene encoding uncharacterized protein LOC105164342 isoform X4, which yields MDYNDNDYEGQNLHLAGEESSKISSVLRPFALPKFDFDDSLHGHLRFDSLVENEVFLGIPSQEDNQWIEDFSRGGNGIEFSSSAAESCALPRHINVWSEATSSESVEMLLKAVGQEEMVPGENMIEESDPGDQLGSSTRQMENDSRQDDKIDDAGHGNPSLSPAEVEGDSSRSNQNAGVEGDQTEYTLQVQETNFAYGVCVGAKDSSLTVTTENLGIDMKSTSANQEETCAVMNESLPNQVLENLPVPGTEIESTESSSQKISVSVMNDQDRISNISFASSGCITKGLSDSADEQEEGCNIDDDRLNGVAVVETDNTMRQCSHELPSIIESSKEEHAVEILIGESSSMPGKGESVSEDDVVCNEVAFVAEPADGGQQGSEAFSSGIEIKQLSGDHSTLFETPSVSLQGEANEGLGIEGSTVVTPAIYGNTELEEVPVVQQSDEHKGLADNKDICTGSNSSLEAPHGTSEPSMLHEVLDDHSEMDGESSINQAGFPSNLTGSAFASEFCGDKSVIDDMSDAGDTAVVQKENVKIGDHVATTSIDGRTQKFTEESIPIQVDAHVNDLDASACEKEDPLKLSDMVCDEIEKEVGSTSPGEGDKVEKSTGSQPNSSAVAYPVLDTEGEDTKLTSSYVEGDELVGCHEHDPCSCDSGHRDQSKETETETPIQPCSSVPKEPSESTELSPAIEIETRELHSAAGETKTSHQSISLVETSDVAMANEAGEELNEKMEHSVNDLIRQDDVAEAVPTEKPMEAETERNGGMSSLTVSVMSCTAETDKSDKPADPGASCTDVSQTETKKQTSPNRNNVEDTGEVMPTTEVSGVNAPSKEEGTFTFDIRPLEDQSTGDPGKGLQSFPRIQACKLSLTGEGSPSTSGSSQTDPRIMKEISHVSSLTPGVCSPSGSLGGPSQRKTRRGSTKPGKGNARKGNQVKETTPLKQTEKGDKSSQFLSPPGAGQLVTFESVVKPRGTVSIPTSSLPDLNTSAPLSGFFQQPFTDLQQVQLRAQIFVYGSLIQGAAPDEACMVSAFDGGRSIWEPSWRACVERFHGQKSQGNNTETPVPSRSGAKAPDQTNRQAFPQSEVLSSIAGRASNKPIPSPVVNPVIPLSSPLWSISTPSGEALPTSSVGRTAVFDYQAVSPLNPYQTPPIRNYMPHSTWPSQAPFPVPWLASSQSSPFDISSNYPTFPITEPVKLTPVKESLLPLTSGTKHVSPIPSTHTGATTMFAGASSLDLKKGKVSAAPTADTKTRKRKKSSGVDDVLQISVTASPVDTVSAPVVANQMSKKAPAVENLGQISLMSRNQADSMSKPVVSSHYSTSVAVTTPSSFVPKGATNPFLSMVSPSISSDHPKRGDLSMDKRALNVDGFSKVEEAKLQAQEAAAHAAAAISQCEGVWSQLDQQKNSGLTLDAESKLASAAAAVAAAASVAKAAAAAAKVALSAAVQAKQMADEAVSKSGTVNTTDYDASSVSNSMNNLANASAVSILKGGDRSNAPSLAISAAREAARKRVEAASAATKHAENLDAIVKAAELAAEAVSHAGKIVAMGDPFSLGELAEAGPSNYWKVLQVATVPGSQPDHMNKNKSIHSNAGEVHNALNQHKGPDKGMHLTGHVVSPIQREVSRNMLADNVTVEGNLIDSVKHGESASTLHKDKKVSDSAKSAGVVSDPDIESRSNSFTITSIKEGSLVEVLKDRGDLKKAWFSANVLSLKDGEALVCYRELQSDEGSEKLKEWISVEPEDGNAPKIRIPHPMTAGQFEGTRKRRRAAVKDYSWSVGDKVDAYVEDSWYEGIVAEKNDKDPTTLSVHFPAKGETSLVKVWHLRPTLIWSDGQWVEWCRLGEDCTSQGDTPVEKRAKLGSTNIEIKAKGKMGKTIDFVETGINEEIRLPLAANEKVFSIGSTKEENKPNTVKTMRSDRKEGSRVVFGVPKPGKKRKFMEVSKHYVSDRNPKINAPNDSAKLAKFLPQGSGARGFKSNSKVDLKEKQVPESKPRSLKSGKLPSIPSRTLAQKDDLTSSRPNARDASVSDHVAKGSISNDENESGEQNVAEYVSVSNVEEISGGSVVFSSQALPPENRKKAATRNAKSELPNQGKLAPASGKLAKIEANDKLNSEVAEPRRSNRRIQPTSRLLEGLQSSLIISKIPSSHDKSHRSQNKGTARGNK from the exons ATGGATTATAATGACAATGACTATGAAGGCCAGAATCTTCACTTAGCTGGTGAAGAGAGCTCTAAAATTTCTTCTGTTTTGCGACCATTTGCTCTTCCCAAGTTTGATTTTGATGACAGTCTCCACGGGCATCTGAGATTTGATAGTTTAGTTGAAAACGAAGTTTTTCTTGGTATTCCGAGTCAGGAAGACAATCAGTGGATTGAGGACTTTTCTCGAGGAGGAAATGGAATAGAGTTCAGTTCCAGTGCAGCAGAATCTTGTGCTTTGCCAAGGCATATCAATGTCTGGTCTGAGGCAACATCATCTGAATCTGTTGAAATGTTATTGAAGGCTGTTGGGCAGGAAGAAATGGTCCCAGGTGAAAATATGATTGAGGAATCAGATCCAGGTGATCAGCTTGGCAGCTCAACGAGACAAATGGAGAACGACTCGAGGCAGgatgataaaattgatgatGCTGGCCATGGAAATCCTTCATTGTCCCCTGCTGAAGTTGAGGGAGATTCTTCTAGGTCAAATCAGAATGCAGGAGTTGAAGGCGATCAGACTGAATATACTCTACAGGTTCAAGAGACAAATTTTGCTTATGGAGTATGCGTCGGTGCCAAAGATAGTAGTTTAACTGTGACCACTGAGAATTTGGGTATTGACATGAAAAGCACCAGTGCTAATCAAGAGGAAACTTGTGCCGTCATGAATGAATCTCTGCCCAATCAAGTGCTAGAAAACTTACCTGTTCCTGGCACAGAGATTGAAAGTACCGAGAGCTCTTCTCAGAAAATTTCTGTTAGTGTTATGAATGATCAGGATAGAATTAGTAATATCAGTTTTGCAAGTTCGGGTTGTATAACAAAAGGTTTGTCTGATTCAGCTGACGAGCAGGAGGAAGGCTGTAATATAGATGATGATAGATTGAATGGAGTTGCTGTTGTTGAAACGGATAATACAATGAGGCAATGTTCTCATGAACTTCCTTCGATAATTGAATCCTCAAAAGAGGAGCATGCAGTTGAAATTCTTATTGGAGAATCTTCTAGCATGCCGGGGAAGGGAGAATCTGTATCTGAAGATGATGTTGTATGCAATGAGGTTGCATTTGTTGCTGAACCTGCAGATGGCGGTCAACAGGGATCTGAGGCTTTCTCTTCAGGCATAGAGATCAAGCAGCTGTCTGGAGATCATAGCACTTTGTTTGAGACCCCATCTGTCTCCCTTCAAGGAGAAGCTAATGAGGGGCTTGGAATAGAAGGCAGTACTGTTGTCACCCCTGCAATCTATGGCAATACTGAACTCGAGGAGGTTCCTGTTGTTCAACAATCGGATGAGCACAAGGGCCTTGCTGATAATAAAGATATTTGTACTGGAAGTAACAGCTCTCTTGAGGCTCCACATGGCACTTCCGAGCCTTCTATGTTACATGAGGTACTAGATGATCATTCTGAAATGGATGGGGAAAGCAGCATTAATCAGGCAGGTTTTCCCAGTAACTTGACAGGTTCTGCCTTTGCCAGTGAATTTTGTGGGGATAAATCAGTGATTGATGATATGAGTGATGCCGGAGATACTGCTGTGGTGCAGAAAGAGAATGTGAAGATTGGGGATCATGTTGCCACTACCTCGATAGATGGGAGGACACAGAAGTTCACTGAAGAAAGTATCCCTATCCAGGTGGATGCTCATGTAAATGACCTTGATGCTTCTGCATGTGAAAAGGAGGACCCCCTTAAATTAAGTGATATGGTCTGTGATGAGATTGAAAAAGAAGTAGGATCTACTTCTCCAGGTGAGGGAGATAAAGTTGAGAAAAGTACTGGATCACAACCTAACAGTTCTGCTGTAGCTTATCCAG TATTGGATACTGAGGGTGAAGATACAAAGTTGACATCATCATATGTTGAAGGTGATGAGCTTGTTGGCTGTCATGAGCATGACCCATGTTCATGTGACTCCGGGCACAGGGATCAGAGTAAAGAAACTGAAACTGAAACCCCTATACAACCATGTAGTTCAGTTCCAAAGGAGCCCTCGGAGTCAACTGAGCTTTCCCCTGCTATTGAAATTGAGACCCGTGAACTGCATTCTGCTGCAGGGGAAACAAAGACAAGTCATCAGTCTATTTCCTTGGTAGAGACTTCCGATGTTGCCATGGCTAATGAAGCCGGTGAGGAGTTGAATGAAAAGATGGAACATTCTGTCAATGACTTGATAAGGCAAGATGATGTTGCTGAAGCTGTACCTACTGAAAAACCAATGGAAGCAGAAACCGAAAGAAATGGTGGAATGAGTTCTTTAACAGTGTCAG TTATGAGCTGTACTGCAGAAACTGATAAATCTGACAAGCCTGCTGACCCTGGAGCTAGTTGTACTGATGTTTCACAAACTGAAACGAAAAAGCAAACTTCTCCTAATAGAAACAATGTTGAAGATACTGGAGAAGTTATGCCAACAACTGAGGTTTCAGGAGTAAATGCTCCATCTAAAGAAGAGGGCACCTTTACCTTTGACATTAGGCCTTTGGAAGATCAGTCTACAGGGGATCCTGGCAAGGGTTTGCAATCATTTCCCAGAATTCAAGCTTGCAAACTGTCTTTG ACTGGTGAAGGATCCCCTTCAACATCTGGTAGCAGCCAGACAGATCCGAGGATAATGAAGGAAATTTCTCATGTTAGTTCTCTAACCCCTGGTGTTTGTTCCCCATCTGGAAGTCTTGGAGGACCCTCTCAGCGCAAAACAAGACGTGGCAGCACAAAGCCTGGGAAAGGAAATGCAAGAAAAGGGAATCAAGTGAAAGAAACAACTCCTCTGAAGCAGACTGAGAAGGGGGATAAATCATCTCAGTTTTTGAGTCCACCAGGGGCCGGTCAACTCGTGACATTTGAAAGTGTTGTCAAGCCAAGGGGGACTGTCTCTATTCCTACCTCCAGCTTGCCTGATCTTAATACTTCTGCTCCATTATCTGGATTCTTTCAGCAGCCTTTTACAGATTTACAACAAGTGCAACTGCGAGCACAAATCTTTGTTTATGGATCTCTTAT ACAAGGAGCAGCACCTGATGAGGCGTGTATGGTGTCAGCCTTTG ATGGAGGTAGGAGCATTTGGGAGCCTTCTTGGCGTGCTTGCGTAGAAAGGTTTCATGGTCAGAAATCCCAAGGCAATAACACTGAAACACCTGTACCCTCACGTTCAG GTGCCAAAGCTCCAGATCAGACCAACAGACAAGCCTTCCCTCAAAGTGAAGTTCTTTCCTCCATAGCTGGGCGAGCAAGCAACAAGCCCATCCCTTCTCCTGTTGTCAATCCTGTGATCCCTCTCTCTTCCCCCTTGTGGAGTATATCTACTCCATCTGGTGAAGCTTTGCCAACCAGCAGCGTGGGCAGAACTGCTGTTTTTGATTATCAGGCCGTTTCTCCTTTGAATCCTTATCAGACTCCACCTATACGGAATTACATGCCGCATAGCACTTGGCCATCGCAGGCTCCCTTCCCAGTACCCTGGCTTGCCTCTTCACAAAGTTCTCCCTTTGATATCAGTAGTAATTATCCCACATTTCCAATCACAGAACCAGTAAAATTGACCCCAGTCAAAGAATCATTGTTGCCTCTTACCTCTGGCACAAAGCATGTATCTCCCATTCCTTCAACTCATACTGGGGCCACTACAATGTTTGCTGGGGCTTCTTCACTTGATCTGAAAAAAGGCAAAGTATCAGCTGCACCTACTGCTGATACAAAAactagaaagagaaagaagtcTTCTGGTGTGGATGATGTTTTACAGATTTCTGTGACTGCTTCTCCAGTTGATACCGTCTCTGCTCCCGTAGTAGCTAATCAGATGTCAAAGAAGGCTCCTGCAGTTGAAAATCTTGGTCAAATCTCTTTGATGAGTCGGAATCAGGCAGATTCAATGTCTAAACCTGTTGTTAGTAGTCATTATTCGACATCGGTTGCTGTCACGACCCCTTCTAGCTTTGTGCCAAAAGGTGCGACTAACCCATTTTTATCCATGGTCTCTCCATCAATTTCTAGTGATCACCCCAAAAGAGGTGATTTAAGTATGGATAAGAGGGCACTAAATGTTGATGGTTTTAGCAAAGTGGAGGAGGCTAAGTTGCAAGCACAGGAGGCTGCTGCTCATGCTGCTGCCGCCATCAGTCAATGTGAAGGTGTGTGGAGCCAGTTGGATCAGCAAAAAAATTCTGGCTTGACATTGGATGCTGAATCTAAATTAGCATCCGCCGCTGCTGCTGtagctgctgctgcttctgTTGCAAAGGCAGCAGCTGCAGCTGCTAAGGTTGCATTAAGTGCAGCGGTGCAAGCAAAACAAATGGCGGATGAAGCAGTGAGTAAGTCTGGAACTGTGAACACCACTGATTATGATGCAAGCTCGGTTTCTAATTCCATGAACAACTTGGCGAATGCTTCAGCTGTGTCCATTTTAAAGGGTGGGGATCGGAGTAATGCTCCCAGTTTAGCAATATCTGCTGCTAGAGAGGCTGCTAGGAAAAGAGTTGAGGCTGCTTCAGCTGCCACGAAGCATGCTGAAAATCTTGATGCGATTGTAAAGGCAGCAGAATTGGCTGCAGAAGCGGTTTCACATGCTGGAAAAATTGTTGCCATGGGTGACCCTTTCTCTTTGGGTGAACTAGCAGAAGCCGGCCCGAGTAATTATTGGAAAGTCCTGCAGGTGGCTACTGTACCTGGTTCACAACCAGATcacatgaataaaaataagtcTATCCATAGCAATGCAGGAGAGGTGCATAATGCTTTGAACCAGCATAAGGGACCTGATAAGGGCATGCACCTTACAGGACACGTTGTGTCTCCTATTCAAAGGGAGGTGTCCAGAAATATGTTGGCTGATAATGTTACAGTGGAGGGTAATCTTATAGATTCTGTCAAGCATGGGGAGAGCGCTTCTACACTTCATAAGGACAAAAAAGTATCTGACTCAGCTAAGTCTGCTGGTGTTGTTTCTGACCCCGACATTGAATCAAGATCAAACTCCTTTACCATAACAAGCATAAAGGAGGGTTCCCTTGTTGAG GTTCTTAAAGATCGTGGTGATTTGAAGAAGGCCTGGTTCTCAGCCAATGTGTTGAGTTTGAAGGACGGCGAAGCTCTTGTTTGTTATAGGGAATTACAATCTGATGAAG GGTCTGAGAAGCTCAAGGAGTGGATATCAGTTGAACCCGAAGACGGCAATGCTCCGAAGATTCGAATTCCCCATCCTATGACTGCTGGACAGTTTGAAGGAACAAGGAAGAGACGTCGAGCTGCTGTCAAGGATTATAGTTGGTCTGTTGGAGACAAAGTTGATGCCTATGTGGAAGATAG CTGGTATGAAGGCATTGTTGCAGAAAAGAATGACAAAGACCCAACTACTTTAAGTGTCCATTTTCCAG CCAAAGGAGAGACATCATTGGTCAAAGTGTGGCATCTACGGCCAACTTTAATTTGGAGTGATGGCCAATGGGTTGAATGGTGCAGACTAGGGGAGGATTGCACTTCTCAG GGAGATACACCAGTGGAGAAGCGAGCAAAGCTGGGAAGCACCAATATTGAGATAAAAGCGAAGGGCAAGATGGGCAAAACCATTGATTTTGTAGAAACAGggataaatgaagaaataagaTTGCCTTTGGCTGCTAATGAAAAAGTTTTTAGTATCGGTAGTACGAAGGAGGAGAATAAGCCGAACACGGTCAAGACGATGAGGTCTGATAGGAAAGAAGGATCAAGAGTTGTGTTTGGTGTCCCTAAGCCtgggaagaaaagaaaattcatggAAGTAAGCAAGCATTACGTTTCTGATAGGAACCCCAAGATTAATGCACCTAATGATTCAGCAAAATTAGCTAAATTTTTGCCTCAAGGATCAGGGGCTCGGGGATTCAAAAGTAATTCCAAGGTTGATTTGAAGGAGAAACAAGTACCAGAGTCTAAACCGAGATCTCTAAAGTCTGGGAAACTGCCAAGCATCCCAAGTAGAACTTTAGCACAGAAAGATGACTTAACCTCTTCGCGGCCTAATGCACGTGATGCATCTGTATCAGATCATGTAGCAAAGGGCTCTATTAgcaatgatgaaaatgaatcAGGTGAGCAAAACGTTGCTGAGTATGTATCTGTTTCTAATGTTGAAGAGATCTCTGGTGGCAGTGTGGTATTTTCTTCTCAAGCTCTTCCACCAGAAAATCGCAAGAAAGCAGCAACAAGGAATGCTAAATCTGAGCTGCCCAACCAAGGGAAACTTGCACCTGCAAGTGGAAAATTGGCAAAAATTGAAgcaaatgataaattaaattctgaAGTTGCCGAACCCCGCCGATCAAATCGCCGTATCCAGCCAACGTCAAGg CTACTGGAAGGGCTGCAAAGTTCACTGATAATCTCAAAAATTCCATCCTCGCATGACAAAAGCCACAGGAGTCAGAATAAAGGCACCGCCAGAG GGAACAAATAA